One stretch of Rhodopirellula halodulae DNA includes these proteins:
- a CDS encoding AI-2E family transporter yields the protein MTNTQSDEVLQAEPSPIDRRMGVLSARICAAMLVLYALYYARSLVIPVVTAIVLYLTLRPIVRQGKRWGVPSSIGAIGIIVGILLMLGLGTYVVIEPVKESIADAPQHLAEVKSKLAFITDRLQDVDEATAELAEAERESEADSAREKPVPVEIKQPTWTSGWSYLSGTGNVVSFLTICIALLYFLLATGDDLLRSVMRSLPSFSSRRKLVEVIENVQEGLGSYLAQVSAINAGLGVVVGVAMWILGMPSPILWGVMAFAFNFIPIVGAIAGAGIIFFVALLNFDPAYYAFVVTLVFMTLTSLEGQFITPAILGRSMQISPVLVFLSIVVWGWMWGIMGVFLSVPILIAVRMACEGYDELRPLAMILGAEQPKTDDQAERSVTREAASNERTPSESAMTTSVTAN from the coding sequence TGCGGCAATGTTGGTGCTCTACGCGTTGTACTACGCTCGCAGTTTGGTGATTCCCGTGGTCACCGCGATCGTGCTCTACCTGACGTTGCGACCGATCGTCCGACAAGGAAAACGCTGGGGCGTCCCGTCGTCGATCGGTGCGATTGGCATCATCGTCGGCATCCTGCTGATGCTGGGACTGGGAACGTACGTGGTGATCGAACCTGTGAAGGAGAGCATTGCGGATGCACCGCAACACCTCGCCGAAGTCAAAAGCAAGTTGGCTTTCATCACCGATCGATTGCAAGACGTCGACGAAGCAACCGCTGAACTGGCGGAAGCGGAACGCGAATCGGAGGCGGACTCGGCTCGTGAGAAACCCGTTCCCGTTGAAATCAAACAACCGACTTGGACGAGCGGCTGGTCTTACTTGAGTGGCACTGGAAATGTCGTCTCGTTCTTAACCATCTGCATCGCACTACTGTACTTTCTGCTCGCCACAGGAGACGACTTGCTGCGAAGCGTGATGCGTTCGCTTCCCAGTTTCTCTTCGCGAAGGAAACTGGTTGAGGTCATTGAAAACGTACAAGAAGGTCTGGGTAGTTATCTCGCCCAGGTATCGGCCATCAACGCTGGATTGGGCGTGGTGGTTGGCGTCGCGATGTGGATCCTCGGAATGCCCTCGCCGATACTGTGGGGCGTGATGGCGTTTGCATTCAACTTCATCCCGATCGTGGGAGCGATCGCGGGTGCGGGAATCATTTTCTTCGTCGCGTTGTTGAACTTCGACCCCGCTTACTACGCCTTTGTCGTGACGCTGGTGTTCATGACCTTGACGTCTCTGGAAGGACAATTCATTACGCCGGCGATTTTGGGACGGTCCATGCAAATCAGTCCGGTGCTGGTTTTCCTGTCCATCGTCGTTTGGGGATGGATGTGGGGAATCATGGGCGTCTTCCTCAGCGTTCCAATCTTGATCGCAGTTCGCATGGCGTGTGAGGGCTACGACGAATTGCGACCTTTGGCGATGATCCTGGGTGCGGAACAACCCAAGACAGACGACCAAGCCGAACGCTCCGTCACACGAGAAGCGGCGAGCAACGAACGAACACCGTCGGAATCAGCGATGACAACTTCTGTCACCGCGAACTGA
- a CDS encoding putative zinc-binding metallopeptidase yields the protein MKTGTCRCDNRIFFDNHTCVSCEASLGRCTVCDSLTSFTQRKNRLRCDTCEVQAYPCINQEHGICQCYNVKPGQLCVWCAYTRVIPPLDQPESIQRWSRMESAKRRLLLQLKDLGLPPFVGDTAEEYPLLFEFREDSVDENGNPQKVITGHQNGLITINLKEADSVHRETLRVQLGEPQRTLIGHMRHEVGHYIDWSWAMRVAKGRYHELFGDPDAIDYSEAMKRHYESGPPADWADQHVSAYATMHPWEDFAETVNVYLDIMAIATTANSIGGKTLDLTTEADHQRLVQSVLKIVIEVSEYNLDLGLQPLLPEQLSPAVLEKLAFIHELRGMHLPSRDEMAEVPVSVTD from the coding sequence ATGAAAACCGGAACATGTCGATGCGACAACCGCATCTTTTTCGACAACCACACCTGTGTCTCCTGCGAGGCTTCGCTCGGGCGATGCACCGTTTGTGATTCTTTGACCAGCTTCACGCAGCGAAAAAACAGACTTCGCTGCGATACCTGCGAGGTGCAGGCTTATCCCTGCATCAATCAAGAACACGGCATCTGTCAGTGCTACAACGTCAAGCCGGGTCAGCTTTGCGTATGGTGTGCTTACACGCGAGTCATCCCTCCGCTGGATCAACCTGAAAGTATCCAACGTTGGTCCAGAATGGAGTCCGCGAAACGACGATTGCTATTGCAGCTCAAAGACCTGGGACTGCCTCCATTTGTTGGTGACACGGCGGAGGAATATCCGCTGCTCTTTGAGTTCAGGGAAGATTCCGTTGACGAGAACGGGAACCCCCAAAAGGTCATCACCGGTCATCAAAACGGTTTGATCACCATCAACTTAAAAGAGGCAGACAGCGTTCATCGCGAAACGCTGCGAGTCCAATTGGGCGAGCCACAGCGTACTTTGATCGGACACATGCGACATGAAGTGGGACACTACATCGATTGGTCTTGGGCGATGCGAGTCGCCAAGGGTCGTTATCACGAACTGTTCGGTGACCCTGATGCGATCGACTATTCCGAAGCGATGAAGCGTCACTACGAATCAGGACCGCCGGCGGATTGGGCCGACCAACACGTCAGCGCTTACGCAACCATGCACCCTTGGGAAGACTTTGCCGAGACAGTCAATGTCTATCTGGACATCATGGCGATCGCAACCACCGCCAACAGCATCGGCGGCAAGACATTGGATCTGACGACCGAAGCCGATCATCAACGGCTCGTGCAATCCGTGTTGAAGATCGTGATCGAAGTCAGTGAATACAACCTCGATTTAGGATTGCAACCGTTGTTGCCAGAACAACTCTCACCCGCGGTTCTCGAGAAACTCGCGTTCATTCACGAGTTGAGAGGGATGCATCTTCCATCCCGCGACGAAATGGCTGAGGTACCGGTGTCGGTCACCGATTAG
- a CDS encoding chemotaxis protein CheX, which yields MSTELLTIEQVIASAIDSSVQNTFQMMVGSDIEKIEASEFTGAASLDSESPCWLISLDWQGKISGTVVLLLDKNSALQWSSKILGMDDNIPDEDVLDAAKELGNLVAGGAKSQLDQFDLSMSVPKMHPPGSELQCELIENAEIICHYQSEGIQLSVYGVVHDQCIGSES from the coding sequence ATGAGCACCGAACTTCTCACCATTGAACAAGTCATCGCGTCGGCGATCGATTCGTCGGTTCAGAACACATTTCAAATGATGGTCGGATCCGACATCGAGAAGATCGAAGCTTCCGAGTTCACGGGGGCTGCGTCATTGGACAGCGAATCGCCTTGCTGGCTCATCTCACTTGACTGGCAAGGCAAAATCTCCGGCACCGTGGTGCTGCTGTTGGATAAAAACTCGGCTCTACAGTGGTCGTCCAAAATTCTTGGGATGGATGACAACATCCCGGACGAGGACGTTCTGGATGCCGCCAAAGAACTCGGCAACTTGGTCGCCGGTGGCGCCAAGTCGCAGTTGGATCAGTTCGACCTCAGCATGTCCGTTCCGAAGATGCACCCACCGGGTTCTGAGTTGCAATGCGAACTCATCGAGAACGCCGAGATCATTTGCCACTACCAATCGGAAGGGATCCAACTTTCCGTCTATGGAGTGGTTCACGATCAGTGCATTGGCTCCGAAAGTTAG
- a CDS encoding response regulator, producing MKVLLAEDSGVMRKIIARGLNSLWVDDVVEAADGAIAFEEFKKDPNIDLVLTDWNMPNMNGLELVQAIRGTGSKVPIMMITTEAEKGRVLEAIQAGVNDYLVKPFDQPMLQAKLERVLPQASS from the coding sequence ATGAAAGTTTTGCTGGCAGAAGATTCGGGTGTCATGCGTAAGATCATTGCCCGAGGGCTCAATAGCCTGTGGGTCGATGACGTGGTGGAGGCAGCCGACGGCGCCATCGCATTCGAAGAGTTTAAAAAAGACCCCAACATTGATTTGGTGTTGACCGACTGGAATATGCCCAACATGAACGGTTTGGAGTTGGTGCAAGCGATTCGCGGAACGGGGTCCAAGGTGCCTATCATGATGATCACCACGGAAGCCGAAAAGGGCCGCGTGCTGGAAGCCATTCAAGCCGGCGTGAACGACTATCTCGTGAAACCCTTTGACCAACCCATGCTGCAAGCCAAGTTGGAACGCGTGCTTCCTCAAGCAAGCAGCTGA
- a CDS encoding chemotaxis protein CheX translates to MDIQPIEPENVVQLVQAIFDNMLQMPCEPSADATAAQQDPEADRLVGCVQIQGDWTGAVEINTPLELGRKAAGAMLMMPESDVSMEDVQDTIAELSNMVGGSIKAILPGQSSLSLPSVASGSGLDFKLANVVHTQDIALHSNGTDFTVSICHLDSNS, encoded by the coding sequence ATGGACATCCAACCGATTGAACCCGAGAACGTCGTTCAGCTTGTTCAGGCGATCTTTGACAACATGTTGCAAATGCCTTGTGAACCTTCCGCCGATGCAACTGCAGCCCAACAAGACCCCGAAGCGGACCGTTTGGTTGGCTGCGTTCAAATCCAAGGCGATTGGACAGGCGCGGTGGAGATCAACACTCCCTTGGAACTGGGACGCAAGGCGGCCGGAGCCATGTTGATGATGCCGGAATCCGACGTGTCCATGGAAGATGTCCAAGACACCATTGCGGAACTTTCCAACATGGTCGGCGGCAGCATCAAAGCGATCTTGCCGGGGCAGTCCTCGTTGTCTTTGCCAAGCGTGGCCAGCGGCAGCGGACTGGATTTCAAACTTGCAAACGTGGTTCACACGCAAGACATCGCACTTCACAGCAATGGGACGGACTTCACCGTTTCCATTTGCCACCTCGACTCAAATTCATAA
- a CDS encoding CheR family methyltransferase, with protein sequence MTTCTADSLSTEDFDFLAKLVLDRSAIVLEPSKSYLVESRLNPVAREHGLDSISELAETLRKPNQRKLAEAVVDAMTTNETSFYRDIHPFDLLRTKLLPELIEKRSNEKRLTIWSNACSSGQEIYSIAMMIREHFPQLAGWDVRLRATDLSSEILERAENGIFNQTEVNRGLPMQLLMKYFHRDGVHWRINDDIRSMVRFDSVNLIENWPLTLMSVDVVFLRNVLIYFTPDTKREILAKVRQRIREDGILFLGGSENTMNLTDEFERTQVDRTVYYRPV encoded by the coding sequence ATGACAACATGCACCGCCGATTCACTCTCGACGGAAGACTTTGATTTCCTTGCAAAGCTCGTTCTCGATCGTTCTGCCATCGTGCTCGAACCGAGTAAGTCGTACTTGGTGGAGTCTCGGTTGAACCCGGTCGCTCGCGAACATGGTTTGGATTCCATCAGCGAACTCGCGGAAACGCTTCGTAAACCGAACCAACGCAAGTTGGCAGAGGCCGTCGTTGACGCGATGACCACCAATGAAACGAGCTTCTATCGAGACATCCATCCGTTCGACTTACTGCGAACCAAGCTCCTTCCCGAGCTGATCGAAAAACGCAGCAACGAAAAACGTTTGACGATTTGGTCCAACGCTTGTTCCAGCGGTCAAGAAATCTACTCAATCGCGATGATGATTCGCGAACACTTTCCACAACTTGCGGGTTGGGACGTGCGTCTGCGAGCCACCGACCTCTCGTCGGAGATCCTGGAACGTGCCGAGAACGGAATCTTCAATCAAACGGAGGTCAACCGTGGCCTACCAATGCAGTTGTTGATGAAGTACTTCCATCGCGACGGGGTCCATTGGCGAATCAACGACGACATCCGTTCGATGGTTCGGTTCGACAGCGTCAATCTGATCGAAAATTGGCCGCTTACGCTGATGTCCGTCGATGTGGTGTTCCTACGCAACGTGCTGATCTATTTCACGCCCGACACCAAACGGGAGATCCTTGCAAAGGTGCGCCAGAGAATCCGCGAGGACGGCATTCTCTTCCTGGGTGGATCCGAAAACACGATGAATCTCACAGATGAGTTTGAACGCACTCAGGTAGATCGTACTGTGTACTACCGCCCCGTCTGA
- a CDS encoding protein-glutamate methylesterase/protein-glutamine glutaminase, which yields MSSEKKIRVMIVDDSTVIRRLLTQTLSEDPSVEVVGTAPNGKIALAKIPTLKPDVLTLDIEMPEMDGLQTLTELRKVNKTLPVIMFSTLTQRGAEGTLDALERGANDYVGKPANVGSVTEAMTRVRGDMIPKLKALCPGYSTPAKSIRKTLQSPSADQPETSAETYKTRPAPIATRLDILAIGVSTGGPNALSSLLPEIPGDFPIPIVIVQHMPPIFTKHLADRLNQKCELEVSEAVQGDALLPGRALIAPGDFHMTTSVASATATVELNQDEAENSCRPAVDVLFRSVAKNYGRNSMACILTGMGSDGLAGCELIAKAGGRIISQDRQTSVVWGMPAAVANAGLSNQILPLNEIGGELIRHATHGRPRRSLATAGALS from the coding sequence ATGAGTTCCGAAAAAAAAATCCGAGTGATGATTGTCGATGACTCCACCGTCATCCGGCGATTGTTGACACAAACCTTGTCCGAAGATCCATCCGTGGAAGTGGTCGGTACCGCGCCCAACGGAAAGATTGCACTGGCCAAAATCCCAACTCTCAAGCCCGATGTTCTCACGTTGGACATTGAAATGCCGGAGATGGATGGTCTGCAAACGTTGACGGAACTTCGCAAGGTCAACAAGACACTGCCGGTCATCATGTTCAGCACGCTCACGCAGCGTGGAGCCGAAGGCACCTTGGACGCGCTCGAACGCGGCGCGAACGATTACGTGGGCAAACCAGCCAACGTTGGCAGCGTGACCGAAGCGATGACCCGTGTTCGCGGGGACATGATTCCCAAGTTGAAGGCATTGTGCCCTGGCTACTCCACGCCAGCCAAATCCATTCGAAAGACTCTTCAAAGTCCATCGGCGGACCAGCCTGAAACCTCAGCCGAGACGTACAAGACTCGGCCAGCTCCCATCGCAACTCGTCTGGACATTCTGGCCATCGGTGTCTCCACTGGCGGACCAAATGCGCTATCGAGCTTGCTACCAGAGATTCCAGGTGACTTTCCGATTCCGATTGTCATTGTTCAACACATGCCACCGATCTTCACCAAGCATTTGGCCGATCGGTTGAACCAAAAGTGTGAATTGGAAGTTTCCGAGGCCGTGCAGGGGGATGCTCTGCTTCCCGGTCGTGCTTTGATCGCACCAGGTGACTTTCACATGACGACTTCCGTCGCCTCAGCGACCGCCACGGTGGAGCTGAACCAAGACGAAGCGGAAAACTCGTGCCGCCCCGCCGTGGACGTGCTCTTTCGCAGCGTGGCCAAGAACTATGGCCGAAACAGTATGGCTTGCATCTTGACCGGCATGGGCAGTGACGGTCTGGCGGGATGCGAGTTGATCGCCAAGGCAGGCGGTCGAATCATCAGCCAGGACCGTCAAACGTCCGTGGTCTGGGGAATGCCCGCCGCAGTGGCAAACGCGGGGCTTTCCAATCAAATCCTACCGCTGAATGAAATCGGCGGCGAACTCATCCGACATGCAACGCACGGTCGTCCCCGACGATCTCTCGCTACAGCAGGGGCTCTCTCATGA
- a CDS encoding response regulator, whose amino-acid sequence MRFPTNPTQLNMNVLIVDDSRVIRRMIARIMKSIGYETHEAEHGLEGLERLQELGRVDLILVDWNMPEMNGLEFVKAVRADEQHGATPMIMVTTESEMERMALAFMAGVNEYIMKPFTEENINSKLEILGIGTTV is encoded by the coding sequence ATGCGATTTCCAACCAACCCAACGCAACTCAATATGAATGTCCTGATTGTTGATGACTCGCGAGTGATCCGACGAATGATTGCCCGCATCATGAAGTCAATTGGCTACGAAACACACGAAGCCGAACATGGGCTGGAAGGCCTCGAGCGATTGCAAGAACTCGGCCGCGTCGACCTGATTCTGGTCGACTGGAACATGCCAGAAATGAATGGGCTCGAATTCGTCAAAGCCGTGCGTGCCGATGAGCAACACGGTGCGACCCCCATGATCATGGTGACCACTGAATCCGAAATGGAACGGATGGCATTGGCGTTTATGGCCGGCGTGAACGAATACATCATGAAGCCTTTCACGGAAGAAAACATCAACTCCAAACTAGAGATCCTCGGCATTGGAACCACGGTATGA
- a CDS encoding methyl-accepting chemotaxis protein — MSTTLENSKDNATANTARKTKASSRSKANDASADGALQTQAQALNASQLVFELDHDGIVLSANNRLLDLLGREWEDVVGSPFGNLMPTTNQAKKAYKQMLQDLPSGDVAAGEVLLLASDDTDRWLDLTFHPVHNENGELEQTLVIGSDITEKKHLQHQVDELQVYVDVVNMTSIVSESDLKGDILRVNEKFIEVSKYPEDELIGFGHNTTRHPDMPKEVFKEMWSTIGRGKPFRGIIKNRAKDGTPYYVDAVIAPVMGDNGKPRKYIGIRYDLTETEIARHNTNGLLDAINSTNAFVEFDLDSNVVSANDNFLTIMGYQEEELVGKPHRTFVDGVFSRSNEYNQFWDELKAGNPQSGTFKRVTKTGEDVWLHGVYCPVKDEMGRVAKYVQIVTDVTEERLQNADYEGQLAAIGKAQAVIEFNLDGTIIHANDNFLAGLGYSLDEIVGKHHRTFVTPEHAASPEYAQLWEGLNRGEFQAGEFKRITKSGEPIWIQASYNPIFDLNGKPFKVVKFATDITDQVNAREELKKNVDEILEVVNAASGGDLTQEIHVDGEDAIGQVGSRLQTFFKDLRNSIESIAENATSLAGASEELSAVSTQMSSNAEETSSQAQIVSSASTEVSQNIQTVTTGVEELNSAIREIARNASEASKISNQAVGIASDTNDTITKLGASSQEIGKVVKVITSIAEQTNLLALNATIEAARAGEAGKGFAVVANEVKELAKETAKATEDISGKIETIQSDTGGAVSAIRQIGDVINQINDISNTIASAVEEQTATANEIGRNIGEASSGADEIAKNITSVASAAESTSQGAGNTQQAAGELSEMSAALQQLVMRFKF; from the coding sequence ATGAGCACCACTCTCGAAAATTCAAAAGACAACGCTACCGCCAACACAGCACGCAAAACGAAGGCTTCGTCTCGTTCCAAAGCGAATGACGCATCCGCGGATGGCGCATTGCAAACTCAAGCACAAGCACTGAACGCCTCGCAATTGGTGTTTGAACTGGACCACGACGGCATTGTCCTGAGTGCCAACAACCGTCTTTTGGATTTGCTCGGCCGAGAATGGGAAGACGTCGTCGGTTCGCCGTTTGGCAACCTGATGCCAACGACCAACCAAGCCAAGAAGGCTTACAAGCAAATGCTACAAGACTTGCCATCAGGCGACGTCGCTGCGGGGGAGGTGTTGCTGCTTGCGTCCGACGACACCGATCGATGGTTGGATCTGACCTTCCATCCCGTTCACAACGAGAACGGCGAGTTGGAGCAAACGTTGGTAATCGGATCCGACATCACCGAAAAGAAGCACTTGCAACATCAAGTCGACGAGCTTCAGGTTTACGTCGATGTGGTCAACATGACCAGCATCGTTTCCGAATCGGATCTCAAAGGTGACATCCTTCGTGTCAACGAAAAGTTCATCGAAGTTTCGAAGTATCCAGAAGACGAACTGATCGGTTTCGGCCACAACACCACTCGGCACCCCGATATGCCGAAAGAAGTCTTCAAGGAGATGTGGTCGACGATCGGCCGTGGCAAACCATTCCGCGGAATCATCAAGAACCGCGCCAAAGACGGCACGCCTTACTACGTCGACGCGGTCATCGCACCGGTCATGGGCGACAACGGCAAGCCACGCAAGTACATCGGAATCCGCTATGACCTGACGGAAACCGAGATCGCTCGCCACAACACCAACGGTTTGTTGGACGCGATCAACTCGACGAACGCCTTCGTCGAATTCGATCTGGATTCCAACGTCGTCTCGGCCAACGACAACTTCCTGACCATCATGGGTTACCAAGAGGAAGAACTCGTTGGTAAGCCACACCGAACCTTCGTGGATGGCGTTTTCTCTCGATCGAATGAGTACAACCAATTCTGGGACGAGTTGAAGGCCGGCAACCCACAAAGCGGAACCTTCAAACGTGTCACTAAGACCGGGGAAGACGTTTGGTTGCACGGGGTTTACTGCCCCGTCAAGGACGAGATGGGGCGCGTTGCCAAATACGTGCAAATCGTGACCGACGTCACCGAAGAACGACTCCAGAACGCTGACTACGAAGGCCAGTTGGCTGCCATCGGCAAAGCTCAAGCGGTCATCGAATTCAATCTGGATGGAACGATCATCCACGCCAACGACAACTTCTTGGCTGGTTTGGGTTACTCGCTCGACGAAATCGTTGGCAAGCATCACCGCACCTTCGTGACACCCGAACACGCCGCATCGCCTGAATACGCACAGCTCTGGGAAGGCCTGAATCGTGGCGAGTTCCAAGCCGGCGAATTCAAGCGAATCACCAAGAGCGGTGAACCGATTTGGATCCAAGCGTCCTACAACCCGATCTTCGACTTGAATGGCAAACCATTCAAAGTTGTGAAGTTCGCCACCGACATCACCGATCAAGTGAACGCTCGGGAAGAACTGAAAAAGAACGTGGACGAGATCTTGGAAGTCGTCAACGCAGCCTCCGGCGGTGACCTGACGCAAGAAATTCATGTCGACGGTGAAGACGCCATCGGCCAAGTTGGTTCGCGTCTGCAAACGTTCTTCAAGGACCTTCGCAACAGCATCGAATCGATTGCCGAAAATGCGACCTCGCTCGCGGGTGCATCCGAAGAACTGTCAGCGGTTAGCACCCAGATGAGCAGCAACGCCGAAGAAACCTCTTCGCAAGCTCAAATCGTTTCGAGTGCCTCGACGGAAGTCAGCCAAAACATTCAAACGGTCACCACCGGCGTCGAAGAACTGAACTCGGCCATTCGCGAAATCGCTCGCAACGCAAGTGAAGCGTCGAAGATCTCCAACCAAGCCGTTGGGATTGCGAGCGACACGAATGACACGATCACCAAGCTGGGTGCCAGCAGCCAAGAAATTGGTAAAGTGGTGAAGGTCATTACTTCGATCGCTGAACAGACCAACCTGTTGGCTCTGAACGCCACCATCGAAGCCGCTCGTGCGGGTGAAGCTGGCAAGGGATTCGCTGTGGTCGCCAACGAAGTCAAGGAACTCGCGAAAGAAACCGCGAAGGCAACCGAAGACATCAGCGGCAAGATCGAAACGATCCAGTCCGACACCGGTGGAGCTGTTTCGGCCATCCGCCAAATCGGTGACGTGATCAATCAGATCAACGACATCTCGAACACGATCGCCAGTGCGGTGGAAGAACAAACCGCCACTGCCAACGAGATCGGTCGCAACATCGGCGAAGCCTCTTCGGGTGCCGACGAGATTGCGAAGAACATTACCTCGGTTGCCTCCGCTGCTGAAAGCACCTCGCAAGGTGCCGGCAACACGCAACAAGCCGCGGGCGAGCTGTCAGAAATGTCGGCCGCTCTGCAGCAATTGGTCATGCGATTCAAGTTCTGA
- a CDS encoding chemotaxis protein CheW: MIDDDQICTFYLDDQVFGIEVKSVQEVIRYQKMTEVPLADNSVCGLINLRGQIVTAIDLRTRLGLPDRESDQLPMNIIVRGASGTATSFLVDSIGEVEMIDPKNLERTPGTLNAVASEIIRGAYKTDDELILILDRERAMNVSLN; the protein is encoded by the coding sequence ATGATTGACGACGACCAAATTTGCACCTTCTATCTGGATGACCAGGTCTTTGGGATCGAGGTCAAATCCGTTCAAGAAGTGATTCGCTATCAGAAGATGACCGAGGTCCCGTTGGCTGATAACTCGGTTTGCGGACTGATCAATTTGCGAGGCCAGATCGTCACGGCGATCGACCTTCGCACGCGACTGGGACTTCCCGATCGCGAATCGGACCAACTTCCGATGAACATCATCGTTCGAGGCGCATCCGGCACCGCCACCAGCTTCCTCGTCGACTCCATCGGAGAGGTCGAAATGATCGACCCCAAAAATCTTGAACGCACACCGGGAACACTCAACGCCGTTGCCAGCGAGATCATTCGCGGTGCTTACAAAACCGACGATGAGCTGATTTTGATCCTCGATAGGGAGAGAGCCATGAACGTCAGTTTGAATTGA